In Aquimarina sp. TRL1, a single window of DNA contains:
- the topA gene encoding type I DNA topoisomerase: MAKNLVIVESPAKAKTIEKFLGKDFTVASSFGHIADLPAKELGVDVDKDFKPKYIVSSDKKEVVKKLKDLSKKAEMVWLASDEDREGEAIAWHLAEELGLEKEKTKRIVFHEITKNAILKAIENPRSINYNLVNAQQARRVLDRLVGYELSPVLWRKVKGGLSAGRVQSVSVRLIVEREREILDFKPEASYRIDAEFSNEKGKSFKAKLPKNFKTKQEAEAFLNKNIAAIFKVADLTTKPAKKSPAPPFTTSTLQQEASRKLYFSVSKTMTLAQRLYESGLITYMRTDSVNLSEDAQKAAKGEIVSAYGADYSNPRQYKSKAKGAQEAHEAIRPTDFAKHTVNVDYDQQRLYELIWKRAIASQMSDAQLERTQVKIGADTHAQQFSANGEVIKFEGFLKVYLEGNDEEEEEQDGILPAMKVNEELFNKFISATERFTRPQSRYTEAALVKKLEELGIGRPSTYAPTISTIQNRNYVEKGAKEGEERGYVKMLLKEGKVTEKSLVEKVGSDKGKLIPTDVGMVVNDFLVNHFSSVLDYNFTAKVEQDFDDIAEGNEDWTEVMKEFYSDFHPQVKDVAENAEREVGERILGVDPESGKQVSVRLGRFGAMVQIGSVEDEDKPRFASLAPGQTLSSITFEEAMDLFQLPKELGVYKGETVLVNNGRFGPYVKFGAKFVSLEKGEDPLSTSLERAIELIQAKEKADAPIYVYEELPVQKGTGRFGPFIKWNGMFINVNKKYDFDNLSEQDIITLIEEKKQKEIDKVIHDWKEEGIRVEKARWGRSNIIQGKVKIELPKTVDASKLTLEKVQALIEKNAPKKKKTTKKKTTKKTTAKKK, from the coding sequence ATGGCAAAGAACTTAGTGATAGTAGAGTCACCAGCGAAAGCGAAAACAATAGAAAAATTTCTTGGGAAAGATTTTACAGTAGCTTCCAGTTTTGGACATATTGCTGATTTGCCGGCAAAGGAGTTAGGGGTAGATGTAGATAAAGATTTTAAACCAAAATATATAGTTTCCAGTGATAAGAAAGAAGTCGTAAAAAAGCTAAAAGATCTTTCTAAAAAAGCAGAAATGGTTTGGTTAGCGAGTGATGAGGACCGGGAAGGAGAAGCTATTGCATGGCACTTGGCAGAAGAGCTGGGGTTAGAAAAAGAGAAAACAAAACGTATCGTTTTTCATGAGATAACAAAAAACGCAATTCTAAAGGCAATCGAGAATCCAAGATCGATTAATTATAACTTGGTGAATGCACAGCAGGCCAGACGTGTTCTGGATCGATTAGTAGGATATGAATTGTCGCCTGTGTTATGGAGGAAAGTAAAAGGAGGATTATCAGCAGGAAGAGTTCAATCTGTGTCGGTACGATTAATTGTCGAGAGGGAAAGAGAAATTCTTGATTTTAAACCAGAAGCTTCCTATCGGATAGATGCTGAGTTTTCTAATGAAAAAGGAAAATCATTTAAAGCAAAACTTCCCAAAAATTTTAAAACAAAACAGGAAGCAGAAGCTTTTTTAAATAAAAATATAGCTGCAATTTTTAAGGTAGCAGATTTAACGACTAAACCGGCAAAAAAATCTCCGGCACCGCCGTTTACTACTTCTACATTGCAGCAGGAAGCCTCTAGGAAGTTGTATTTCTCAGTAAGTAAAACAATGACACTGGCGCAACGGCTATATGAGTCAGGACTGATTACATATATGAGAACAGACAGTGTGAATCTGTCAGAAGATGCGCAGAAGGCGGCAAAAGGAGAGATTGTTTCAGCTTATGGAGCGGATTATAGTAATCCTAGACAATATAAAAGTAAAGCGAAAGGAGCACAAGAGGCTCACGAAGCAATTAGACCTACGGATTTTGCTAAGCATACGGTAAATGTAGATTATGATCAACAACGATTATATGAGTTGATCTGGAAACGAGCAATTGCTTCTCAGATGAGTGATGCTCAATTAGAAAGGACACAGGTTAAAATTGGGGCAGATACTCATGCACAACAGTTTTCTGCAAATGGAGAGGTGATTAAGTTTGAAGGGTTTTTGAAAGTGTACCTGGAAGGAAATGATGAGGAAGAAGAAGAACAAGATGGAATCCTTCCGGCAATGAAGGTAAATGAGGAGTTGTTTAATAAGTTTATTTCAGCTACAGAACGATTCACAAGACCTCAGAGCAGGTATACAGAAGCAGCACTCGTTAAGAAACTAGAAGAATTAGGGATTGGTAGACCGTCTACCTATGCGCCAACAATTTCTACAATTCAGAATAGGAATTATGTAGAGAAAGGAGCTAAAGAAGGAGAAGAGCGGGGATATGTAAAGATGTTGCTGAAAGAAGGGAAAGTGACGGAGAAGAGCCTTGTGGAGAAAGTAGGTAGTGATAAAGGGAAGTTGATTCCTACAGATGTAGGAATGGTAGTTAATGACTTTTTGGTAAATCACTTTTCTTCTGTGTTGGATTATAATTTTACGGCAAAGGTAGAGCAAGATTTCGATGATATAGCAGAAGGGAATGAAGACTGGACAGAGGTGATGAAGGAATTCTATAGTGATTTTCATCCACAGGTAAAAGATGTGGCAGAAAACGCAGAAAGAGAAGTAGGAGAGCGGATACTGGGAGTAGATCCAGAGTCAGGAAAGCAGGTAAGTGTACGTTTAGGAAGGTTTGGAGCAATGGTTCAGATCGGTTCGGTAGAGGATGAAGATAAACCGCGATTTGCTAGTTTGGCACCCGGGCAAACATTGTCAAGTATAACTTTTGAAGAAGCAATGGATTTATTTCAGTTGCCTAAAGAGTTGGGAGTGTATAAAGGAGAAACCGTATTGGTTAATAACGGACGTTTTGGTCCTTATGTAAAGTTTGGGGCGAAGTTTGTATCTCTAGAGAAAGGAGAGGATCCGCTTAGTACAAGTTTAGAACGAGCGATAGAGTTAATCCAGGCCAAAGAAAAAGCAGATGCCCCTATTTATGTGTATGAAGAACTACCGGTTCAGAAAGGAACAGGGCGATTTGGACCTTTTATAAAATGGAATGGAATGTTTATCAATGTGAATAAAAAATACGATTTTGATAATTTATCAGAGCAGGATATTATAACATTGATAG